In Lotus japonicus ecotype B-129 chromosome 5, LjGifu_v1.2, one genomic interval encodes:
- the LOC130720213 gene encoding uncharacterized protein LOC130720213, with the protein MENSQDQPLPPGVHSWPNNLSKSGQTPESNYSGCYQFPPNVYTQYQFSPTAFPHTPGQQGTLSHSGFVPGQAITSEASPTVRLIQQPHEIMSTNNDIDVAAQDAVLREQEIATQNIIRSQREVRAVASPTEENSDIFSERRDPNALKEHLMKMASEHRAEMAVKRGKAPRPEEGNIEIGNGYGVPGGGAYYDAPKLNATTGSHTFSQPEPKLDRSSEQEPGAKELPEYLKQKLRARGILKDDTRSKDLKGTSAELMENEKLPPGWVEAKDPGSCACYYYNESTGKSQWEKPHEASSIEQSPSPLHLSENWVEALDETTGHKYYYNTKTHVSQWEHPSSSQKVVSDHSDLSVGSRNDQLSTLQKCMGCGGWGVGLVQAWGYCNHCTRLLNLPESKYLSSNSDSNNQQRSPAHPFESSDKMATKQRSSWKPPSDKGSKKLGKKRAHAEDDELDPMDPSSYSDAPRGGWVVGLKGVQPRAADTTATGPLFQQRPYPSPGAVLRKNAEIASQKKKPNSHFTAISKRGDGSDGLGDAD; encoded by the exons ATGGAGAATTCCCAAGATCAGCCACTCCCTCCAGGCGTTCATTCTTGGCCTAACAATTTGTCAAAATCAGGTCAAACACCCGAGTCAAACTATTCTGGATGCTATCAGTTTCCGCCGAATGTCTATACTCAATACCAGTTTTCTCCCACTGCTTTTCCTCATACACCTGGTCAACAAGGAACCCTCTCTCACTCTGGTTTTGTTCCTGGTCAAGCCATAACCTCAGAGGCCTCTCCCACTGTGAGATTGATCCAGCAGCCTCATGAAATTATGTCTACAAACAATGACATTGACGTTGCTGCTCAGGATGCTGTCTTGCGCGAACAA GAAATCGCTACCCAAAATATCATAAGGAGTCAAAG AGAGGTAAGAGCGGTGGCATCACCTACGGAGGAGAATTCAGACATTTTTTCGGAACGTCGTGACCCCAATGCTTTGAAG GAACATCTGATGAAAATGGCTTCAGAGCATAGGGCTGAAATGGCTGTTAAGCGTGGGAAAGCTCCACGTCCAGAAGAAG GTAACATAGAAATAGGTAATGGATATGGTGTACCTGGTGGAGGTGCCTATTATGATGCTCCCAAGCTTAATGCCACTACAG GTAGCCATACATTCAGTCAGCCTGAACCTAAACTTGATAGAAGTTCAGAGCAGGAACCCGGGGCTAAAGAATTGCCGGAGTACCTCAAGCAGAAACTGAGAGCTAGGGGTATTCTTAAAGATGATACACGTTCTAAAGATCTT AAAGGTACTTCAGCTGAACTTATGGAAAATGAAAAGTTGCCTCCTGGATGG GTTGAAGCAAAAGATCCGGGAAGTTGTGCATGTTATTATTATAACGAAAGCACTGGGAAGAGTCAGTGGGAAAAACCTCATGAAGCATCATCAATTGAGCAATCACCATCACCTTTACATCTTTCAGAGAATTGGGTGGAGGCATTGGATGAAACAACAG GTCATAAGTATTACTACAATACAAAAACTCATGTATCACAATGGGAGCATCCTAGTTCATCTCAGAAAGTTGTGTCAGATCACTCAGACTTGTCCGTTGGCAGTCGGAATGACCAGTTATCTACTTTACAGAAGTGTATGGGCTGTGGTGGTTGGGGTGTAGGACTTGTCCAAGCATGGGGTTACTGTAATCACTGCACAAG ACTTTTAAATCTTCCAGAGTCTAAGTATTTATCCTCAAATTCGGATTCAAATAATCAGCAAAGAAGTCCTGCACATCCCTTTGAAAGCTCTGATAAAATGGCTACCAAACAGAG GTCGAGTTGGAAACCTCCATCTGATAAGGGAAGTAAAAAATTGGGCAAGAAGCGTGCTCATGCAGAGGATGATGAGTTGGACCCTATGGATCCCAGTTCCTATTCAGATGCTCCTCGTGGTGGCTG GGTTGTGGGTCTGAAAGGTGTGCAGCCTAGAGCAGCTGACACAACTGCAACA GGTCCCCTGTTTCAACAACGGCCATATCCATCACCTGGTGCTGTTTTACGAAAGAACGCCGAAATTGCTTCTCAGAAAAAGAAACCAAATTCACATTTTACTGCCATATCCAAGAGGGGTGATGGGAGTGATGGGCTTGGTGATGCGGACTAG